The Peribacillus simplex genome contains the following window.
TGGCCTTGGGATATACTTACCATGGATGCTAGGACCATTATTCGTGGTGATGATTGCGAAAGTGAAGTTAGGGAAGTACATGTTTTGGTCTAAAACCTTTAGAAGCACAGGATTGGTCATTCTTGGTTTGCAACTGGGCAGTTCATTCACGAAACAATCGTTAAATGAGATGCTTGAATATTTGCCGGTTATGCTTTTTACGACAATCGCAATCATTTTGTTTACAGTTTTGACTGGCTGGTTTATAGGGAAGCGAATGGACTTATCATTGAGCACTTCCATGCTTGGCAGTTTTCCGGGAGGTCTATCCCAGATGGTGGTCTTAAGTGAGGAAATGAAGGATAGTGATGAAACGGTTGTAGGTTTCATGCAAACACTTAGGGTCATCCTTGTGATATCCATTGTTCCTTGGCTTGTGACCCATGTAATGTCAGTTGAATCAGGTGCGGTATTGGACAAATCGGAGCGGCCGTTTTTCTTATTTGAATATGATGGAAAGTTAGCAATCATGATGTTGGCAACCTTGCTATTATTCATCTACATCACAAAGAAGGCGAATTTCCCGCTGCCTTTTTTACTAGGACCTCTCATGGCCGCAGCCTTATTTAATTTAGTAGGTCCAGGTGCCCCGCAAATTCCTGACTTTTGGTTGAACTTTTCGCAATTGTTGATTGGCGCACATTTAGGCTACACACTGAAGGTTGATAATCCCCGACTTTTCAGAAAGATGTTCGGGGCCGTATTCCTCAGTAATGTCCTGTTAATTGGATTTTGCTATTATCTTTCCATTCAATTTGCTCCGATCCTATCCTTGCAGGCGAACGAATTATTTTTGAGCATGGCGCCAGGCGGCGTGGCCGAAATGGCAGTCACAGCCATGTCTGTACATGTGGATTTATCCGTTGTCACAAGCTTTCATTTATTCAGGATCTTATTCATTTTATTTTTTCTATCACCCATCATAAAATGGTTGGATGGAAGAATCCATGGGAAGCAGAAACAGGGACAAGGCTGACAGGCTTTGTCCCTGTTTTCAATATGGAATTACTATGTCGAAAACTTTTAGCATTGCCCATAAAAGGGTAGCACTCACGAGTAAAAGCATGAAACTCACGAGTAAAGCACCGAAACTTAAGAGTAAATGAACAATTTTCAGGCGCAAAGCGAAACTCACGAACGAAACGCCCTGAAATTCCATTTTCGACGGAATTTTTAATTGGACTATTGAAATATGCTGTTGAATTCGACCTTACAAGTAGTGGAAAAAGTGGGATTTGTGGTAATTTAATTAAATTTAAAATTAGTAAAATAATCCTCACTTTTTTTTAACTTCATCCGATATAAGGAGGAGACGAGACTTTAAATGAATGGGTGAGTAATATGGATATAACATCAGTTTTGGGCGTAGTTCTGGGTATTGTGGCCATCTTAGTCGGAATGGTGTTGAAAGGCGTTAGTGTTACAGCGTTGATTAACCCTGCAGCTATTATGATCATTATTGTAGGGACGATAGCTGCTGTCGTAACGGCTTTCCCTTTGTCAGAATTAAAAAGGCTTCCAAAAATATTCAAGGTTTTATTCTTTGAACAAAAATTGACAAAGCCTGAAGAATTAATAAAAACTTTTTCGGAATGGGCGGTCATTGCCAGGAAAGAAGGCTTATTGGCATTGGAAAGCATTTCGGATCAAGTGGATAATACTTTTTTGAAAAATGGCTTGAATCTTGCAGTCGAAGGTCAGAGTGCCGATTATATTCGTGATATTTTAGCAGAGGAAATAGACGCGATGGAAGAACGTCATCTGAGTGCTTCAGCGATTTTCAGTCAAGCCGGAACATACGCACCGACACTTGGTGTATTGGGTGCAGTAATCGGGCTGATTGCTGCATTGGGTAATATGGCTGACACGGAGGCATTGGGACATGCGATATCTGCCGCTTTCGTTGCAACCTTGATGGGGATTTACACGGGGTATGTGTTATGGCATCCATTTGCCAATAAGCTCAAACGGAAATCCAAGCAGGAAGTCCGGATCAAAGAAATGATGATAGAAGGGATTTTGTCGATTATCGAAGGGGAAGCGCCAAGGACGATTGAACAGAAATTAACATCATATTTGCCTGCTGGAGATCGTAATAAGTGGTTAGAAGGCGATGTGAGAGAAGATGGCTAGGCGAAAAAAGAAACAAAGGCATGAAGAGCATATCGATGAATCATGGTTGGTTCCTTATGCCGATATCTTAACATTGCTTCTTGCGCTTTTTATCGTCTTATTCGCTTCAAGTTCGGTTGATGCAGTAAGGTTCCAGCAGTTGTCCAATGTATTTAACCAGGTCTTTACAAGCGGGACGGGTTTTATGGAATTCCCAAGTGATTCCCCCAGCAATGAGCCTACATCACCAGAGCAAAGATCAGGGGCAGAAGATCTTAAGAAGTTAGGGAAAAACGAACAAGAAAAACTTAGGGAAGTTCAGAAACGTGTAAATGCCTATATAAAGAAGAATGATTTAACGGATAAATTGGGAACGAACCTTACGGATGAAGGCATGTTGATTTCAATTAGGGAAAACGTGCTGTTTGAATCGGGTGTGGCTGAAGTGAAAAGTGAAAACCGAAAAATCGCTAAGGAAGTCTCGGATTTACTGGTCATGGACTTACCCAGAAACATTATCGTAAGCGGACATACCGATGATGTTCCAATTAAAAATTCCCGATATGAATCCAACTGGGATCTGAGCGTGATGCGATCCGTGAATTTCATGAAACTTCTCCTCGAAAATAAAGAGTTGGATCCCGAAATGTTCAGTGCCAAGGGACATGGGGAATTCAAGCCGGTTGCTTCTAATGCAACGAAAATAGGAAGAGCGAAAAACCGGAGAGTTGAAATCCTGATTGTTCCAAGGGACAGCAATAAATGAGTGTAAACCCTGCCATGATATGGACGGGTTTTTCTTCTTGAAGGAGAATGTATGGAAAGACAATATACAAACGTGATGGAAGAGATCGTTGTGACATGGATCAAGGTTTTAATATCAGGTATGGAATACCAAACATTTTGTTCGTGCAGCAAATGTAAAAATGACATCATCACATTATCACTGAATAACCTGCGCCTAATTACTATGTAACCACGGAAGAACGGCGGAAAAGGATATTTGAAAATTTGAATACAGAAGAGAACAGGAAGTGGATCAACAATAGAATCATCAATGCCATACACGTTGTTGGCCAGTATCCCAAACATTGATCAGGTTTGGGAAAAGAAAAGAGGTCAGGGACCCCTTATCCTTCAGATTTTAAAGCCGAGGTGTAGCAACCTCCGAAAGAATGTCGGAAATTTTAGCGGGATCTCACTCAAATGAACGGAAATGATTTTTGGTAGTGACAACTTTAAATTGTGTTTTATTCATGCTGCAAGAGGGAACATAATTAAAGTACAAAGTAAGTTCATTCGATCAAAAATTGAGGAGATGAATTTTCATGGGTAAAAATATCGCATGTTTAGTAACGAATATGTTTGAGGACTCGGAGTACAGTGAACCCGCAAATGCATTTGAAGCAGCCGGCCATACCGTTACGACGATTGAAATGGAAAAAGGGAAAATTGTTAAAGGGAAACAAGGGGAAGTAGAAGTAGAGATTGATGAAAGCATCGATTCGGTGAAACCAGAGAACTTCGATGCATTGTTCATCCCCGGAGGGTTCTCGCCTGATCAACTGCGTGCTGATGAACGCTTCGCATCATTCGCCAAATCGTTTAT
Protein-coding sequences here:
- a CDS encoding late competence development ComFB family protein is translated as MERQYTNVMEEIVVTWIKVLISGMEYQTFCSCSKCKNDIITLSLNNLRLITM
- a CDS encoding AbrB family transcriptional regulator yields the protein MSANLIESKSFRVIFTSFLAFLGGYAFDGLGIYLPWMLGPLFVVMIAKVKLGKYMFWSKTFRSTGLVILGLQLGSSFTKQSLNEMLEYLPVMLFTTIAIILFTVLTGWFIGKRMDLSLSTSMLGSFPGGLSQMVVLSEEMKDSDETVVGFMQTLRVILVISIVPWLVTHVMSVESGAVLDKSERPFFLFEYDGKLAIMMLATLLLFIYITKKANFPLPFLLGPLMAAALFNLVGPGAPQIPDFWLNFSQLLIGAHLGYTLKVDNPRLFRKMFGAVFLSNVLLIGFCYYLSIQFAPILSLQANELFLSMAPGGVAEMAVTAMSVHVDLSVVTSFHLFRILFILFFLSPIIKWLDGRIHGKQKQGQG
- a CDS encoding type 1 glutamine amidotransferase domain-containing protein, with product MGKNIACLVTNMFEDSEYSEPANAFEAAGHTVTTIEMEKGKIVKGKQGEVEVEIDESIDSVKPENFDALFIPGGFSPDQLRADERFASFAKSFMDDKKPVFAICHGPQLLITAKTLEGRHATGYTSIKVDMEYAGATYLDKEVVVCGNQLVTSRTPDDLPAFNRESLNLLK
- the motA gene encoding flagellar motor stator protein MotA, producing MDITSVLGVVLGIVAILVGMVLKGVSVTALINPAAIMIIIVGTIAAVVTAFPLSELKRLPKIFKVLFFEQKLTKPEELIKTFSEWAVIARKEGLLALESISDQVDNTFLKNGLNLAVEGQSADYIRDILAEEIDAMEERHLSASAIFSQAGTYAPTLGVLGAVIGLIAALGNMADTEALGHAISAAFVATLMGIYTGYVLWHPFANKLKRKSKQEVRIKEMMIEGILSIIEGEAPRTIEQKLTSYLPAGDRNKWLEGDVREDG
- the motB gene encoding flagellar motor protein MotB → MARRKKKQRHEEHIDESWLVPYADILTLLLALFIVLFASSSVDAVRFQQLSNVFNQVFTSGTGFMEFPSDSPSNEPTSPEQRSGAEDLKKLGKNEQEKLREVQKRVNAYIKKNDLTDKLGTNLTDEGMLISIRENVLFESGVAEVKSENRKIAKEVSDLLVMDLPRNIIVSGHTDDVPIKNSRYESNWDLSVMRSVNFMKLLLENKELDPEMFSAKGHGEFKPVASNATKIGRAKNRRVEILIVPRDSNK